A part of Hydrogenobacter sp. T-8 genomic DNA contains:
- the ppsA gene encoding pyruvate, water dikinase produces MKYLVWLDEVGIEDIPLVGGKNASLGEMIRNLSSLGVNVPYGFVVTSEAYYKFIEHNGLEEEIRRILRGLDPKDVIDLAKKGHQIRELIKGGEFPREIEEGIKNYYEKLSERYGSFAVDVAVRSSATAEDLPHASFAGQQETYLNVVGAENVLTAVKNGFASLFTDRAISYRESFGFDHFKVGIAIGVQKMVRSDMGASGVMFTLDTESGFKDVVVINASYGLGELLVQGMVTPDEYMVFKPTLQAGYSAIIEKKLGRKDRKMVYGTGQERVKVVNVSLQEQKQFALSDDEILQLARWGILIEDYYSRKNGKWMPMDIEWAKDGVLNQLFVVQARPETVHSRREENILKVYKFTQPIEERAKKRIVYGIAVGDKIAHGKVRVIHDLKDAGQFQEGEILVTDITDPDWEPVMKKAKGIITNRGGRTAHAAIVARELGIPAVVGTHKATEILKTGMEVTLSCAEGEVGYVYEGFVPFEVEEINLENLPRTNTKIMMNVGNPESAFKYSSIPNDGVGLAREEFIIANYIKIHPLALLHYAEIKELYQELRAQGLLDDRGNVSMSVIYRYAKPPLSDKLAKGKDKKQINLQKLIEDIESLTFGYEDKAQYFVKKLSYGVAKISSAFYPNPVIVRFSDFKSNEYRGLIGGELFEPEEENPMLGWRGASRYYSEVYKPAFGLECQAILRVRNKMGLTNTKVMIPFCRTPEEGERVLQVMEQYGLRKGENGLEVYVMAELPSNVILADRFAEIFDGFSIGSNDLTQLTLGLDRDSGLVAHLYDERNEAVKRFIAHLIQTAKEKGKKVGICGQGPSDFPEFAVFLVEQGIDSISLNPDSVLKTMLVVADAENRMREMVP; encoded by the coding sequence ATGAAGTATCTTGTGTGGCTTGATGAGGTGGGCATCGAGGATATACCCCTCGTGGGGGGCAAGAATGCCTCTCTTGGTGAGATGATAAGAAACCTGTCTTCCCTTGGCGTCAATGTCCCCTACGGTTTTGTGGTAACCTCTGAGGCTTACTACAAATTCATTGAGCATAACGGACTTGAGGAGGAGATAAGGAGGATACTTCGTGGGCTTGACCCAAAGGATGTGATAGACCTTGCAAAGAAGGGTCACCAGATAAGAGAACTTATAAAGGGTGGTGAGTTCCCAAGGGAGATTGAAGAGGGAATAAAAAACTACTATGAAAAACTCTCAGAGAGGTATGGCTCTTTTGCGGTGGATGTAGCGGTGCGATCCTCCGCCACAGCAGAAGACCTGCCCCATGCATCCTTTGCAGGACAGCAAGAGACTTACCTCAATGTGGTGGGTGCGGAGAACGTGCTGACCGCAGTTAAAAACGGCTTTGCCTCCCTCTTTACCGACAGAGCTATATCCTACAGGGAGTCCTTTGGCTTTGACCACTTCAAGGTAGGCATAGCCATTGGCGTGCAGAAGATGGTTCGCTCCGATATGGGTGCCTCTGGTGTCATGTTCACCCTTGACACAGAATCTGGCTTTAAGGATGTGGTGGTGATAAACGCCTCTTATGGACTTGGTGAGCTTTTGGTTCAGGGTATGGTAACTCCCGACGAATACATGGTCTTCAAGCCCACCCTTCAGGCTGGATACTCTGCCATAATTGAGAAAAAGCTGGGAAGAAAAGACAGAAAGATGGTATATGGCACTGGGCAGGAGAGGGTCAAGGTGGTAAACGTATCCCTCCAAGAGCAAAAGCAGTTTGCACTATCTGACGATGAGATTCTCCAGCTTGCAAGATGGGGCATACTCATAGAGGATTACTACTCCAGAAAAAATGGCAAGTGGATGCCCATGGACATAGAATGGGCGAAGGATGGAGTGCTTAATCAGCTCTTTGTGGTGCAGGCAAGACCAGAAACTGTGCACTCAAGAAGAGAAGAAAACATCCTCAAGGTCTACAAGTTCACCCAGCCTATTGAAGAAAGGGCAAAGAAAAGAATAGTTTATGGCATAGCGGTGGGTGACAAAATTGCCCACGGAAAGGTAAGGGTCATACACGACCTAAAAGATGCGGGGCAGTTTCAAGAAGGTGAGATACTGGTCACCGACATAACAGACCCCGACTGGGAGCCTGTAATGAAGAAGGCGAAGGGCATAATAACCAACAGGGGAGGCAGAACCGCACACGCAGCCATAGTAGCAAGAGAGCTTGGAATACCTGCGGTGGTGGGCACTCACAAAGCCACAGAGATACTCAAAACAGGCATGGAGGTGACCCTTTCCTGTGCGGAGGGTGAGGTGGGTTATGTTTACGAAGGCTTTGTCCCTTTTGAGGTTGAGGAGATAAACCTTGAAAACCTCCCAAGGACAAACACAAAGATAATGATGAACGTGGGCAATCCAGAGTCCGCCTTTAAGTATTCCTCCATCCCCAACGACGGCGTGGGACTTGCCAGAGAAGAGTTCATAATAGCCAACTACATAAAGATACACCCCCTTGCCCTCCTACACTACGCAGAGATAAAGGAACTATACCAAGAGCTAAGGGCTCAGGGTCTTTTGGATGACAGGGGTAATGTGAGCATGTCTGTCATATACAGGTATGCAAAGCCACCGCTCTCAGACAAGCTGGCAAAGGGCAAGGACAAAAAACAGATAAACCTTCAAAAGCTCATAGAGGACATAGAGAGCCTCACCTTTGGCTATGAGGACAAGGCTCAGTATTTTGTGAAAAAGCTCTCTTACGGGGTTGCTAAAATATCCTCCGCCTTTTATCCGAACCCGGTCATTGTTAGGTTTTCTGACTTTAAGTCCAACGAATACAGAGGGCTAATAGGCGGTGAGCTTTTTGAACCAGAGGAAGAAAACCCCATGCTGGGCTGGAGGGGCGCATCAAGGTATTATTCAGAGGTCTATAAACCCGCCTTTGGGCTTGAGTGTCAGGCAATACTAAGGGTGCGGAACAAGATGGGCTTGACAAATACAAAGGTTATGATACCATTTTGTAGAACACCCGAGGAGGGAGAAAGGGTGCTACAGGTAATGGAGCAATATGGACTCAGGAAGGGGGAAAACGGGCTTGAAGTCTATGTGATGGCTGAGCTTCCCAGCAACGTAATACTTGCGGACAGGTTTGCGGAGATATTTGACGGCTTTTCTATAGGTTCCAATGACCTCACACAGCTAACCCTTGGTCTTGACAGAGACTCTGGACTTGTAGCACACCTTTATGACGAAAGAAACGAGGCGGTAAAGAGGTTCATAGCACACCTTATACAAACCGCAAAGGAAAAGGGTAAAAAGGTGGGCATATGCGGTCAGGGTCCATCTGACTTTCCAGAGTTTGCGGTCTTTCTTGTGGAGCAGGGTATAGACAGCATATCTCTAAACCCAGATTCTGTGCTTAAGACCATGCTCGTGGTTGCGGATGCGGAAAATAGGATGAGGGAGATGGTGCCATGA
- the glyS gene encoding glycine--tRNA ligase subunit beta, with product MKDLLIEIGTEELPAGAILRAVDHLKEKLHHILQREDIQTFATPRRLAFFVKNFQNIAPEREETIYGPPVKVAYEEGKPTKALLAFLERNKASMEEAIEVQKGEGLYVAIRRRVKEVSPLEKLSETFEELLQSVPFPKTMRWDSSNLRFSRPIRWICALYGDQVLPLSFGKLRADRITYGHRILSPGQVELRSAGDYVEALKGSYVIADYKERLGMVLAFLRDEAYALGGKPFYPEGLEEEVANLVEFPFAVVGKFEEKYLELPDRVIMTVLAHHQRFFCVEKEGRLLPYFIAISNNYPRDSVIVRGYEKVIRARLEDALFFYREDLKKPLEELLPQLSEVLFHPKAGSMLEKVRRVGALAMKLADLLGFSEDKKRKIERASQLCKVDLLTQMVRELDELQGYMGYIYALKQGEDPEVALALYEHYLPVRASDPLPSSDISAVLSIADRLDSLNTLITVGEAPKGSSDPYGMKRLAQGLFAILEHFGWNIDLSALLESYTKDMEKFLEARLEAYLDPYGYDLVRAVLEVKSPFRPYEAISIVKTLASLREEEEFKHIVEAYRRVVRILPSEWREDMVEEGLFQEEEEKSLWQAYRSLEDTQDLLNLSVLKEPIDRFFDKVLVMDPREEVRKNRLSLLYRIKKLFNRFADFSKIVTEGGKA from the coding sequence ATGAAAGACCTTCTCATAGAAATAGGAACGGAAGAACTGCCCGCAGGTGCTATACTGCGCGCGGTAGACCATCTGAAAGAAAAACTCCACCACATACTGCAGAGAGAAGACATCCAAACCTTTGCAACACCGAGAAGGCTTGCCTTTTTTGTTAAAAACTTCCAAAACATTGCCCCTGAGAGGGAAGAAACCATCTATGGTCCACCAGTTAAGGTAGCCTATGAGGAAGGAAAGCCCACTAAGGCACTTCTTGCCTTTCTTGAAAGAAACAAGGCAAGCATGGAAGAAGCCATTGAAGTTCAAAAGGGTGAGGGTCTGTATGTGGCTATAAGAAGGAGGGTAAAAGAAGTCTCACCCCTTGAGAAACTTTCAGAAACCTTTGAGGAGCTTCTCCAATCTGTCCCCTTCCCAAAAACCATGAGGTGGGACTCTTCAAACCTCAGGTTTTCAAGACCCATAAGATGGATATGTGCCCTTTACGGTGACCAAGTTCTTCCCCTCTCCTTCGGAAAGCTAAGGGCTGACAGGATAACCTATGGACACAGGATACTCTCCCCTGGTCAAGTGGAGCTCAGGAGCGCAGGGGACTATGTTGAGGCTCTTAAGGGTAGTTATGTTATTGCGGACTATAAAGAAAGGCTCGGCATGGTGCTTGCATTTCTTCGGGATGAGGCTTATGCTCTTGGCGGAAAGCCCTTTTACCCCGAGGGTTTGGAAGAGGAGGTGGCAAACCTCGTAGAGTTTCCCTTTGCGGTGGTTGGAAAGTTTGAGGAAAAATACCTTGAGCTTCCTGACAGGGTAATAATGACCGTCCTTGCCCATCATCAGAGGTTCTTCTGCGTAGAAAAAGAGGGCCGGCTCCTGCCCTACTTTATAGCCATAAGCAACAACTATCCAAGAGATAGTGTAATCGTTAGAGGCTACGAAAAGGTGATAAGGGCGAGGCTTGAGGATGCGCTGTTTTTCTACAGAGAAGACCTCAAAAAACCTTTGGAGGAGCTTCTCCCTCAGCTGTCGGAAGTTCTATTCCATCCAAAGGCCGGCAGTATGTTAGAGAAGGTTAGAAGGGTTGGAGCACTTGCCATGAAGCTGGCGGACCTTCTGGGATTTTCTGAAGATAAGAAGAGAAAGATAGAGAGGGCAAGCCAGCTCTGTAAGGTAGACCTTCTTACGCAGATGGTAAGGGAGCTTGACGAACTTCAAGGTTATATGGGATACATATACGCCCTCAAGCAGGGTGAAGACCCGGAAGTTGCTCTTGCTTTGTATGAACATTATCTTCCAGTAAGAGCCTCTGACCCATTGCCCTCAAGCGATATCTCTGCGGTGCTATCTATAGCGGATAGACTTGACAGTCTAAACACTCTCATCACAGTGGGCGAAGCCCCAAAGGGAAGCTCAGACCCCTACGGTATGAAAAGGCTTGCTCAAGGGCTTTTTGCCATATTAGAGCACTTTGGGTGGAATATAGACCTTTCCGCATTGCTTGAAAGCTATACAAAAGACATGGAGAAGTTTCTTGAAGCAAGGCTTGAAGCCTACCTTGACCCCTATGGCTACGACCTTGTTAGGGCGGTTCTTGAAGTGAAAAGCCCATTCAGACCCTATGAGGCTATAAGCATAGTAAAAACCCTTGCCAGCCTCAGAGAGGAGGAAGAATTTAAACATATAGTAGAAGCCTACAGGAGGGTGGTAAGGATACTGCCCTCAGAATGGAGGGAAGATATGGTAGAAGAAGGGCTATTCCAAGAGGAAGAGGAAAAAAGCCTTTGGCAAGCCTATAGGAGCCTCGAAGACACGCAGGATTTACTCAATTTATCCGTCCTAAAGGAACCCATAGATAGGTTCTTCGATAAGGTCTTAGTGATGGACCCCAGAGAAGAGGTAAGGAAAAACAGGCTTTCCCTTCTTTACAGAATAAAAAAACTTTTTAACAGGTTTGCGGATTTTAGCAAGATAGTAACAGAAGGAGGTAAGGCATGA
- a CDS encoding tetratricopeptide repeat protein produces the protein MRDILLRVGGLIAVVLILVGGFLLWDNYRNRKLQEASYKEYEIRKLLQAGNYKKAEELINSAPNSPMKPLLLSYKLYISKHSKESKVNTHEVLGEIVKNLKDKKLLALYRERYAYELFREGKKKDALRELEGIREEDFNYASSLLLKAQILKAEGKTEEARAVLKKIEEKSPNTYFANMAQALSLMGD, from the coding sequence ATGAGGGATATTCTGTTAAGGGTAGGTGGTCTTATAGCGGTCGTTCTTATTCTTGTTGGAGGCTTTCTCCTTTGGGATAACTACAGAAATCGTAAACTTCAGGAGGCTTCTTATAAAGAATACGAAATAAGAAAACTTCTGCAAGCAGGCAACTACAAAAAGGCGGAGGAGCTTATAAACTCTGCCCCTAACAGTCCCATGAAACCTCTTCTTCTCTCCTATAAGCTCTACATTTCGAAGCATTCAAAGGAAAGCAAGGTTAATACCCATGAGGTGCTCGGTGAAATAGTAAAAAACCTCAAGGACAAGAAGCTATTAGCCCTCTACAGAGAAAGGTACGCTTATGAGCTCTTTAGAGAGGGTAAAAAAAAGGATGCTCTTAGAGAACTGGAGGGCATAAGGGAAGAGGACTTTAATTACGCAAGTTCTCTCCTGCTAAAGGCTCAGATTCTCAAAGCGGAAGGAAAAACAGAAGAGGCAAGGGCGGTCTTGAAAAAGATAGAAGAAAAAAGTCCCAACACCTACTTTGCCAATATGGCACAAGCTCTTTCTCTCATGGGGGATTAG
- the secF gene encoding protein translocase subunit SecF, with the protein MKSIPFMSLRYYAYVISLLLLILSLLSLFYKGLNLGLDFTGGSVLEVKFEKPVKVGEVRRLLEEARYSHFQVQDTAQGTVIVKLRLGDPTQPALEKLKTLSNYELIRSESIGGIITSELRQKAIWAMLIAIFGILLYLGYRFEPLWAFGAIIALAHDVLIVVGAYSITQREVNLDVVAALLIVAGYSVSDTVVVFDRIRENLRIRKGTPFRDLIDISINQTLARTIMTSLTTFVVSLMLFMFGGPALSNIMFSFVVGVVVGTLSSIFVASALVFDIKSRFRAQPVGV; encoded by the coding sequence ATGAAAAGTATACCCTTTATGAGCCTCAGGTATTATGCCTATGTTATATCCCTCTTGCTTCTCATCCTAAGCCTTCTATCTCTTTTTTATAAGGGTCTCAATCTTGGGCTTGACTTTACTGGTGGTAGTGTTCTTGAGGTAAAGTTTGAAAAGCCTGTAAAGGTTGGAGAGGTAAGAAGACTTCTTGAAGAAGCAAGATACTCTCACTTTCAAGTTCAGGACACCGCACAGGGAACGGTTATTGTAAAGCTAAGACTTGGAGACCCCACACAGCCAGCTCTTGAAAAGCTGAAGACCCTTTCCAACTACGAACTAATAAGGTCTGAAAGCATAGGAGGAATAATAACCTCTGAGCTTCGTCAAAAGGCAATATGGGCGATGCTAATTGCCATTTTTGGCATACTTCTTTACCTTGGATATAGGTTTGAACCCCTTTGGGCTTTTGGGGCTATAATTGCTCTGGCTCACGATGTGCTTATAGTGGTGGGTGCATATTCTATAACCCAGAGGGAGGTGAACCTTGATGTGGTAGCGGCTCTTCTTATCGTGGCTGGCTATTCGGTCTCTGATACGGTGGTGGTCTTTGACCGAATAAGGGAAAACCTCAGGATAAGGAAGGGAACACCCTTTAGAGACTTGATAGACATCTCCATAAACCAGACCCTCGCAAGAACCATAATGACCTCTCTTACCACCTTTGTGGTTTCTCTCATGCTCTTTATGTTTGGAGGTCCTGCCCTCTCTAACATAATGTTCTCCTTTGTAGTGGGTGTTGTGGTGGGAACTTTGTCCTCCATATTTGTGGCAAGTGCTCTGGTCTTTGATATTAAGAGCAGGTTTAGGGCTCAGCCCGTGGGTGTATAA
- a CDS encoding ArnT family glycosyltransferase has translation MLYLIALLVPLLYFFNLGSFQVWSPNEAFYADSARRMLQSGDFITPYYNGELRLNKPPMTYWLVAIGYSLFGVNEFGLRFMHSLLGLGTGLITLLMARELTGSWRVGLLSFVVLTLSLQFFANAQYASPELPFTFFITLSLYLWLLYYRRENIVFLPLALLSSSLAMLVKGPAGFVLPAGVVFLYLLLTDPKELLKLRYYLLSLFALALGLWWHFYQLLTKGSLFWEVFYRENLKRVYHGNEPFYFYLADLNVSFLPYSLIFFPALLWVVLRVRREYAFPLLWFSFVYGLFSLIAQKIPVYVLPAFPALAIITSGFLESQDWEKLKKTMSFTLSALIVLVLLIGVFVFSLNTLLLLLLPLPFVLFLRDYRLSPAVTGLLIVVFLKLGLLPELENKRHVRELGHFIRELDPTGAKPTYEVGHFHHSLPFYSERRIIRDSQPERGSVVVFRLNSFDGCEPVRTFRLYTGSESRLFKFIMDARRDKNFADFGVCLY, from the coding sequence ATGCTTTACCTTATAGCTCTTTTGGTGCCTCTGCTTTACTTTTTTAACTTGGGAAGTTTTCAGGTCTGGTCTCCCAACGAAGCCTTTTATGCGGACTCTGCGCGCAGAATGCTACAGAGTGGTGATTTCATAACACCATACTATAATGGAGAGTTAAGGCTCAATAAACCACCCATGACCTATTGGCTTGTGGCTATCGGCTATTCCCTCTTTGGTGTCAACGAATTTGGTCTTAGGTTTATGCATTCCCTTCTTGGGCTTGGGACGGGCCTCATAACCCTGCTAATGGCAAGAGAGCTTACTGGAAGCTGGAGGGTCGGGCTTCTGAGCTTTGTGGTGCTTACCCTATCTTTGCAGTTCTTTGCCAATGCCCAATATGCCTCTCCAGAATTGCCCTTTACCTTCTTTATAACCCTTAGCCTTTATCTGTGGCTTTTATACTACAGGAGGGAAAACATAGTTTTCCTGCCTCTCGCTCTTCTTTCTTCCTCTCTTGCCATGCTTGTAAAGGGTCCTGCGGGCTTTGTCCTGCCGGCGGGCGTAGTCTTTTTATACCTTCTTCTAACAGACCCAAAGGAGCTTCTAAAACTTAGGTATTACCTTCTCAGCCTTTTTGCCCTTGCTCTGGGTCTTTGGTGGCACTTCTATCAGCTCCTTACCAAGGGAAGCCTCTTCTGGGAGGTTTTCTACCGAGAAAATCTCAAAAGGGTCTATCATGGCAATGAGCCCTTCTACTTTTACTTAGCAGACCTAAATGTGAGCTTCTTACCCTATTCGCTTATCTTCTTCCCAGCACTTCTTTGGGTAGTCCTAAGGGTCAGAAGAGAATACGCCTTTCCCCTCCTGTGGTTTTCTTTTGTTTATGGGCTCTTTAGTCTTATCGCTCAAAAGATACCCGTTTATGTGCTTCCTGCCTTTCCCGCCCTTGCCATTATTACCTCTGGCTTTTTGGAGTCTCAGGATTGGGAGAAGCTCAAGAAGACTATGTCCTTTACGCTCTCCGCACTGATAGTGCTTGTGCTTCTTATCGGTGTGTTTGTCTTTTCACTAAACACCTTGCTTTTACTTCTGTTGCCTCTCCCCTTTGTGCTTTTCCTCAGGGACTACAGGCTTTCGCCTGCGGTGACTGGTCTCTTAATTGTGGTGTTTCTCAAACTTGGGCTACTGCCAGAGCTGGAGAACAAAAGGCACGTGAGAGAGTTGGGTCATTTTATAAGAGAACTTGACCCTACTGGGGCAAAGCCCACATATGAGGTGGGACACTTCCACCATAGCCTGCCCTTCTATTCGGAGAGAAGGATAATAAGAGATAGCCAGCCCGAAAGGGGGTCTGTGGTAGTTTTCAGGCTCAATTCCTTTGATGGTTGTGAGCCAGTTAGGACCTTCAGGCTTTATACTGGTTCAGAAAGTAGGCTCTTTAAGTTTATCATGGATGCACGCAGGGATAAAAACTTTGCAGATTTTGGCGTATGCCTCTATTGA
- a CDS encoding OmpA family protein, whose protein sequence is MKRLSILLLLISSTFLFAQDLSNMRLLEGINQVQRSIELAKRGEVDKKNPYHFEKARASRDVANLLASEMDEVGSRLFMVKSFNALSKTASEKVALDSIEFITQAEIKKVKKVEYGEYGEPFYYDEEEGSKVRVEYEKALGIDINSLNSALRYARENKALSCAPVELARGEVYYDAMAYELSKPQPSVTRVVNFYEKAQMELKNAIQKVDIAREGNLECYTGKPFVPELAKAEQVTPPPAPAPMPAQPQEEPLMVTARVHFDFDKHSIKREYIPLLNEVVKTLKENPNVRVRIEGFTDNIGPKAYNDRLALRRAQAVRDYLIKAGIPADRIEIAGFGKERYIADNTTPIGRFTNRRAEFIVIQVPSQ, encoded by the coding sequence ATGAAAAGGCTTAGCATTTTACTATTACTAATAAGCTCCACATTCCTCTTTGCACAAGACCTCTCTAACATGAGACTTCTTGAAGGTATAAATCAAGTTCAGAGAAGCATTGAGCTTGCAAAGAGGGGGGAGGTGGACAAGAAGAACCCCTACCACTTTGAGAAGGCAAGGGCGAGCAGGGATGTGGCTAACTTGTTGGCTTCCGAAATGGATGAAGTAGGCTCAAGGCTCTTTATGGTAAAGAGCTTTAACGCTCTTTCTAAAACTGCTTCAGAAAAGGTGGCTCTTGATAGCATAGAATTCATAACTCAGGCGGAGATAAAGAAGGTTAAAAAGGTTGAATATGGTGAGTATGGGGAGCCTTTCTACTACGATGAAGAAGAAGGTTCAAAAGTAAGGGTAGAATACGAAAAAGCCCTTGGGATTGACATAAACTCCCTGAACTCCGCGCTAAGGTATGCAAGGGAAAACAAAGCCTTGAGCTGTGCCCCTGTAGAACTTGCAAGGGGGGAGGTTTACTACGATGCCATGGCTTATGAGCTTTCAAAACCCCAACCCAGCGTCACAAGAGTTGTGAATTTTTACGAAAAAGCCCAGATGGAGCTTAAGAATGCTATACAGAAGGTGGATATTGCCAGAGAAGGAAACCTTGAATGCTATACGGGAAAGCCCTTTGTTCCGGAGCTTGCAAAGGCTGAACAAGTGACACCTCCTCCCGCACCTGCTCCTATGCCAGCTCAACCTCAGGAAGAGCCCCTCATGGTGACCGCAAGGGTGCACTTTGACTTTGATAAACACAGCATAAAAAGGGAATACATCCCACTTCTCAACGAAGTGGTAAAGACCCTTAAGGAGAACCCCAATGTAAGGGTAAGGATAGAAGGCTTTACAGACAACATAGGACCAAAAGCGTATAACGACAGGCTCGCTCTAAGAAGAGCTCAGGCGGTAAGAGATTATCTTATAAAGGCTGGCATACCTGCGGACAGGATAGAGATCGCTGGCTTTGGAAAAGAAAGATACATAGCGGACAATACCACTCCCATAGGAAGGTTTACGAACAGAAGAGCGGAGTTTATCGTGATTCAAGTACCTAGTCAATAG
- the dtd gene encoding D-aminoacyl-tRNA deacylase: MRAVLQRVRESKVIVEGVEVASIGEGLNILLGVGVGDTEEDVKKLVEKTVSLRIFEDSSGKFNLSILDIKGSALVVSQFTLYANVKKGRRPSFELTEKPDRAKELYELFVKRLSEYVPTQCGVFGAMMEVHIVNWGPVTIILDSKEL; encoded by the coding sequence ATGCGGGCTGTTCTACAAAGGGTCAGGGAGTCAAAGGTTATTGTGGAGGGCGTAGAAGTGGCAAGCATAGGGGAGGGGCTTAATATACTCTTAGGTGTAGGTGTGGGAGATACAGAGGAAGATGTGAAAAAGCTCGTAGAAAAGACAGTGAGCCTTCGTATATTTGAAGATAGCTCTGGAAAGTTTAACCTTTCTATTCTTGATATAAAGGGCTCTGCACTTGTGGTTTCCCAATTTACTCTTTACGCTAACGTAAAAAAAGGTAGGAGACCCAGCTTTGAGCTTACGGAGAAACCAGACAGGGCAAAAGAGCTTTACGAACTTTTTGTAAAAAGGCTCTCGGAGTATGTGCCTACCCAGTGTGGTGTGTTTGGTGCCATGATGGAAGTTCATATAGTCAACTGGGGACCCGTCACCATAATTCTTGATAGTAAAGAACTTTAG